Below is a window of Candidatus Eisenbacteria bacterium DNA.
ACGACTTGAAGAGGGTGATCTGCTCTTCGCTTTTGCGGCCCGGCTTCTCGCCGATCACCACTTCGCCGAGGCCGGCGACGATGTGATCTTCGGTAACCGCCCCCTCTTGAATGGGGATCAGGATGTCCCCCGCTTCGGCGAGGCTCGCCTCTTTCAGGTCCGCCACATAGTACGATCGCTTCACCGTGGCCGTGTCCAGCTCGCGCGCTCCCGGCGAGTGGGAGCCGATGTTGTTGATGTGTGTCCCCGGCTTCAGCCAGTCGCCGTCGAAGACGGGGGTCGGCGACGACGACGCGGTGACCACGATGTCCGCGGCCCGCACGGCCGCCTCCACGTCGCTTGTGGGGACGACGGTGATCTCCATCTCGTCCCCCATCTCTTTCGCGAAGCGATCCCGCGCGTCGTCGTCGGGATCGATCACCCAAACCGTGTCCAGGGGGCGCACCAGATGGACCGCCTCGATCTGCTTGCGCGCCTGCACGCCCGCGCCGAAGAGGGCGCAGGTCTTGGCGTTCTTCCGCGCCATGTACTTGGTCGCCACGCCGCTCGCGGCGCCGGTTCGCACCGCCGTCAGATAGCCGGCGTCCATGATCGCGCGGCACTCGCCGGTCTCGGGGTCGAGAAGGATCAGCGTGCCGAAGATGGTCGGCTTCTTGTGTTTTTTGGGGTTGTCCGGATAGACGGTGACCACCTTGAGGCCGAGGGCGTCCATCCCGCCGCCGATGTAGGCGGGCATGCCGAGGAAGAGGCCGTGGTGCTTCTCGACGCGGAAGGCGACGCGCTGGGGCATGACCGTTTCGCCCCGGGCGAGCTGGGCGAACGCGTCCTCCACCATCGAGATGCACTCTTTCATGGTGAGCACCGAGGCGACGTCGGCGCGGGAAATCAAGAGGGCCATGGGATTCTCCTTGTTCGTTACGCGCGGGGTCGTTCCTGCTTCGCGGGCCGGTACCAGTATGCGGCGCGTGAGAGGGGAGAGACAAGGGAATCGTGGGAGACAACGGTGGGGAATCCCGGTTCGTCTATCGGTACCGGATTTCTGTAATCGCTATCGGCATCGGTATCGATTTATTCCCTTCCACCCCCGGCTCTCCCTTCGGGGCACGGTGGCGGGAGAGGGACGGACGGGTAATCCCTCTCGGAATCCGGGGCGCTTGGAATCGGTATCGATTCATTCTCTTCCCCCACCGGTCTCCCTTCGGGGCACGGTGTGGGAAGGAGGACGGACGGGTAATCCCTCTCGGAGTCCGGGGCGTGCCGCCCCCTGGGTGGGTTC
It encodes the following:
- a CDS encoding ornithine cyclodeaminase family protein, which codes for MALLISRADVASVLTMKECISMVEDAFAQLARGETVMPQRVAFRVEKHHGLFLGMPAYIGGGMDALGLKVVTVYPDNPKKHKKPTIFGTLILLDPETGECRAIMDAGYLTAVRTGAASGVATKYMARKNAKTCALFGAGVQARKQIEAVHLVRPLDTVWVIDPDDDARDRFAKEMGDEMEITVVPTSDVEAAVRAADIVVTASSSPTPVFDGDWLKPGTHINNIGSHSPGARELDTATVKRSYYVADLKEASLAEAGDILIPIQEGAVTEDHIVAGLGEVVIGEKPGRKSEEQITLFKSCGLAIQDISSAMAVYKAAVEKGVGTEIQLS